In Entelurus aequoreus isolate RoL-2023_Sb linkage group LG13, RoL_Eaeq_v1.1, whole genome shotgun sequence, a genomic segment contains:
- the si:ch211-140m22.7 gene encoding calphotin isoform X1: MATSLLRIGRLRYVKCLPAESWSTLCGAPRATAFSTKYGGTKKPSKKNSDKKQVKTYFDIEKLVQHKNYDFPKKGVSVPTISSAAHPSVPTVKPETVVAVPAVEATNRVAEADPAFSVAPPAEIAAKSTVTVLEDLPKAVLSEAKVAVDPVSEAAPLHTVAAKAVFESVAETTSVTSPAKPVDTVAQMESSTESKTAAASVKAGTNVVAEAPLADVAAEPVVAAIPVKDEAQPVAAVPVAEAAPMENAPEPVIEVVSVEAAAPTVAAEPVVEETPVKDVAEPVAEVVAKPLAEDGPMEAVADPVIHPKEAAAEVVSEPDAVPAVEDIPMKDESESVLEIKARPVATATPLEAAAEPVVETVTVEAAAEPVVETVTVEAAAEPVVETVTVEAAAEPVADAAPVEEAVPLVVEPVTAEAAADVSAPEHDAHEVSDGAPVIDEDAGEMLLEEPSGEPHAAQMDPIQKLFLDSIRQYSTQNQISGEPVDAGPEYQKALAEEIAKLQRLYGGGDLTAFPEFKFPEPTFDEVFRK, translated from the exons ACAAAAAACAGGTTAAAACATACTTCGATATAGAGAAACTTGTTCAGCACAAGAACTATGACTTTCCCAAGAAAGGTGTTTCAGTACCAACAATCAGTTCAGCAGCACATCCTTCAGTCCCAACTGTAAAACCTGAGACTGTTGTAGCAGTGCCTGCAGTAGAGGCTACCAATCGTGTTGCTGAAGCCGATCCTGCATTTTCTGTTGCGCCACCAGCTGAAATTGCTGCCAAATCAACCGTCACAGTCCTCGAAGATTTGCCCAAGGCTGTTCTCTCAGAAGCTAAAGTTGCAGTTGATCCTGTGTCTGAAGCTGCCCCTTTACATACTGTGGCCGCCAAAGCTGTGTTCGAGTCTGTGGCTGAAACTACAAGTGTGACATCTCCAGCCAAGCCTGTGGACACAGTTGCCCAGATGGAATCTTCCACAGAATCCAAGACTGCAGCCGCCTCCGTGAAAGCTGGGACGAATGTAGTGGCTGAAGCTCCCCTTGCAGATGTAGCCGCAGAGCCGGTCGTTGCAGCAATCCCTGTGAAGGATGAGGCCCAGCCTGTTGCAGCTGTGCCTGTGGCTGAAGCTGCCCCCATGGAGAATGCCCCAGAACCTGTTATTGAAGTAGTCAGTGTAGAAGCTGCAGCTCCGACTGTAGCTGCAGAACCTGTTGTTGAAGAAACCCCTGTGAAAGATGTGGCTGAGCCTGTTGCAGAAGTTGTAGCTAAGCCTTTGGCTGAAGATGGCCCCATGGAAGCAGTTGCAGACCCTGTTATTCACCCTAAAGAAGCTGCAGCCGAGGTTGTGTCTGAACCTGATGCAGTGCCTGCTGTTGAAGATATCCCTATGAAAGATGAGTCAGAGTCTGTTCTTGAAATTAAAGCTAGGCCTGTGGCTACAGCTACCCCCTTGGAAGCTGCAGCAGAACCTGTTGTTGAAACAGTTACTGTAGAAGCTGCAGCAGAACCTGTTGTTGAAACAGTTACTGTAGAAGCTGCAGCAGAACCTGTTGTTGAAACAGTTACTGTAGAAGCTGCAGCTGAACCTGTTGCTGATGCTGCTCCTGTGGAAGAAGCTGTTCCACTTGTAGTTGAACCTGTGACTGCTGAGGCTGCAGCTGATGTCTCCGCCCCTGAACATGACGCACATGAGGTGTCGGACGGTGCTCCCGTTATAGATGAAGATGCAGGAGAGATGCTGCTGGAAGAGCCATCTGGTGAACCACATGCGG CTCAAATGGACCCGATTCAAAAGCTCTTCTTGGACTCCATACGCCAGTATTCAACACAAAACCA AATTAGTGGCGAGCCAGTGGATGCTGGTCCGGAGTACCAGAAGGCCCTCGCAGAGGAGATAGCTAAGCTACAGAGGCTTTATGGCGGTGGGGACCTCACAGCTTTTCCAGAGTTTAAATTCCCAG AACCCACGTTTGATGAAGTTTTCCGTAAGTGA
- the si:ch211-140m22.7 gene encoding calphotin isoform X2 yields the protein MATSLLRIGRLRYVKCLPAESWSTLCGAPRATAFSTKYGGTKKPSKKNSDKKQVKTYFDIEKLVQHKNYDFPKKGVSVPTISSAAHPSVPTVKPETVVAVPAVEATNRVAEADPAFSVAPPAEIAAKSTVTVLEDLPKAVLSEAKVAVDPVSEAAPLHTVAAKAVFESVAETTSVTSPAKPVDTVAQMESSTESKTAAASVKAGTNVVAEAPLADVAAEPVVAAIPVKDEAQPVAAVPVAEAAPMENAPEPVIEVVSVEAAAPTVAAEPVVEETPVKDVAEPVAEVVAKPLAEDGPMEAVADPVIHPKEAAAEVVSEPDAVPAVEDIPMKDESESVLEIKARPVATATPLEAAAEPVVETVTVEAAAEPVVETVTVEAAAEPVADAAPVEEAVPLVVEPVTAEAAADVSAPEHDAHEVSDGAPVIDEDAGEMLLEEPSGEPHAAQMDPIQKLFLDSIRQYSTQNQISGEPVDAGPEYQKALAEEIAKLQRLYGGGDLTAFPEFKFPEPTFDEVFRK from the exons ACAAAAAACAGGTTAAAACATACTTCGATATAGAGAAACTTGTTCAGCACAAGAACTATGACTTTCCCAAGAAAGGTGTTTCAGTACCAACAATCAGTTCAGCAGCACATCCTTCAGTCCCAACTGTAAAACCTGAGACTGTTGTAGCAGTGCCTGCAGTAGAGGCTACCAATCGTGTTGCTGAAGCCGATCCTGCATTTTCTGTTGCGCCACCAGCTGAAATTGCTGCCAAATCAACCGTCACAGTCCTCGAAGATTTGCCCAAGGCTGTTCTCTCAGAAGCTAAAGTTGCAGTTGATCCTGTGTCTGAAGCTGCCCCTTTACATACTGTGGCCGCCAAAGCTGTGTTCGAGTCTGTGGCTGAAACTACAAGTGTGACATCTCCAGCCAAGCCTGTGGACACAGTTGCCCAGATGGAATCTTCCACAGAATCCAAGACTGCAGCCGCCTCCGTGAAAGCTGGGACGAATGTAGTGGCTGAAGCTCCCCTTGCAGATGTAGCCGCAGAGCCGGTCGTTGCAGCAATCCCTGTGAAGGATGAGGCCCAGCCTGTTGCAGCTGTGCCTGTGGCTGAAGCTGCCCCCATGGAGAATGCCCCAGAACCTGTTATTGAAGTAGTCAGTGTAGAAGCTGCAGCTCCGACTGTAGCTGCAGAACCTGTTGTTGAAGAAACCCCTGTGAAAGATGTGGCTGAGCCTGTTGCAGAAGTTGTAGCTAAGCCTTTGGCTGAAGATGGCCCCATGGAAGCAGTTGCAGACCCTGTTATTCACCCTAAAGAAGCTGCAGCCGAGGTTGTGTCTGAACCTGATGCAGTGCCTGCTGTTGAAGATATCCCTATGAAAGATGAGTCAGAGTCTGTTCTTGAAATTAAAGCTAGGCCTGTGGCTACAGCTACCCCCTTGGAAGCTGCAGCAGAACCTGTTGTTGAAACAGTTACTGTAGAAGCTGCAGCAGAAC CTGTTGTTGAAACAGTTACTGTAGAAGCTGCAGCTGAACCTGTTGCTGATGCTGCTCCTGTGGAAGAAGCTGTTCCACTTGTAGTTGAACCTGTGACTGCTGAGGCTGCAGCTGATGTCTCCGCCCCTGAACATGACGCACATGAGGTGTCGGACGGTGCTCCCGTTATAGATGAAGATGCAGGAGAGATGCTGCTGGAAGAGCCATCTGGTGAACCACATGCGG CTCAAATGGACCCGATTCAAAAGCTCTTCTTGGACTCCATACGCCAGTATTCAACACAAAACCA AATTAGTGGCGAGCCAGTGGATGCTGGTCCGGAGTACCAGAAGGCCCTCGCAGAGGAGATAGCTAAGCTACAGAGGCTTTATGGCGGTGGGGACCTCACAGCTTTTCCAGAGTTTAAATTCCCAG AACCCACGTTTGATGAAGTTTTCCGTAAGTGA